Proteins from one bacterium genomic window:
- a CDS encoding TonB family protein, translated as MPEFVYYYMIQSQLKLVYRKYISYAVGISIAVHLMAVGLYMAITLWDWSDGKQEAPMVFKLENLDFLLNDSKPKSSGSRASMRAKVSSDKDLKKMANVSEIVKDEKEADKKITDSMVVDTTAQFFAENGTGNGLGRGIGMGVGDEGGDGASSGKEKPVVHTNPRVRVLVQPNVEKVKNKINGSVRLRLHIDSQGNVVEAVVVNNTTKEKELQEIARKTANRMKFYPATNDGVPAEDWFDHEIVFNFDGKK; from the coding sequence GTGCCAGAATTCGTTTATTATTATATGATTCAAAGTCAATTAAAACTCGTTTATCGTAAATATATTTCCTATGCCGTAGGTATATCCATTGCCGTGCATCTCATGGCTGTTGGGTTATACATGGCCATCACGCTTTGGGATTGGTCGGATGGTAAACAGGAAGCGCCGATGGTTTTCAAGCTCGAAAATTTGGATTTTCTCCTCAATGATAGTAAGCCAAAGTCATCCGGATCACGTGCTTCGATGCGTGCAAAAGTAAGTTCGGATAAAGATCTTAAGAAGATGGCTAATGTATCTGAAATCGTAAAGGACGAAAAAGAGGCTGATAAAAAAATAACGGATAGCATGGTTGTGGATACGACCGCGCAATTTTTTGCAGAAAACGGAACCGGTAACGGTCTAGGACGTGGAATAGGCATGGGTGTGGGGGATGAAGGAGGCGATGGAGCATCCAGTGGTAAAGAAAAACCCGTCGTTCATACCAATCCGAGAGTTCGGGTTTTGGTGCAACCCAATGTCGAAAAAGTAAAAAATAAAATCAATGGCTCCGTACGATTACGTTTACACATCGACAGCCAGGGTAATGTGGTTGAAGCTGTCGTTGTAAACAATACTACCAAAGAAAAGGAACTTCAGGAAATTGCCCGCAAAACGGCTAATCGAATGAAGTTTTATCCTGCCACCAATGACGGTGTTCCGGCCGAAGATTGGTTTGATCATGAAATCGTTTTTAATTTCGACGGAAAAAAATAA
- a CDS encoding NAD(P)/FAD-dependent oxidoreductase has translation MVNQTDVIIVGAGAAGLMCAMTAARRGRRVVVLEQNEQVGKKILISGGGRCNFTNLLSGPDNFISTNPHFFKSALSRYSPTDFVELVKKHGIAFHEKKGGQLFCDDSARDIVSILLNECADAGVKMVIKNRVEEVRYDECYTLQTNTGIYKAPHVVIATGGLSIPKIGATDFGLRLAEKFGHRIIPPEPALVPLHMDAGFIQRYGDLTGVSIEVIISCEKKSFHENMLFTHRGISGPAVLQISSYWKKGDILTIDLLPNKTIEQLLDQHMNSRSDLVNVLSYHFPKRFIQSWCVEHFSNKPVYQLSSKELNNLDEKIHQWKLIPVSTAGFEKAEVTRGGVDTRDISSKTMESVKQKGLYFVGEVVDVTGHLGGHNFQWAWASGHAAGLFV, from the coding sequence ATGGTCAACCAAACGGATGTCATCATTGTCGGCGCTGGCGCAGCCGGCCTGATGTGCGCTATGACGGCGGCTCGGAGAGGGCGCCGCGTCGTAGTTTTAGAACAAAATGAACAGGTCGGAAAAAAAATTCTGATTTCAGGCGGTGGACGTTGCAATTTCACCAATCTTTTATCCGGACCTGATAATTTTATTTCAACAAACCCTCATTTTTTCAAATCAGCCCTATCACGGTATAGTCCCACAGATTTTGTTGAACTGGTAAAAAAACATGGTATTGCCTTTCATGAAAAAAAAGGCGGTCAGTTATTCTGTGATGATTCGGCGAGGGACATTGTATCCATACTTTTGAACGAATGCGCCGATGCCGGGGTCAAGATGGTTATAAAAAATCGTGTTGAAGAAGTTCGTTATGATGAATGCTACACGTTACAAACTAACACCGGTATTTACAAAGCACCCCATGTCGTCATAGCGACTGGAGGGCTTTCAATCCCGAAAATAGGCGCTACGGATTTTGGATTGCGACTAGCGGAAAAATTTGGCCATCGGATAATACCACCTGAACCGGCGTTAGTTCCTCTTCACATGGATGCCGGTTTTATTCAACGGTACGGTGATTTGACTGGTGTTTCAATCGAGGTTATTATTTCCTGCGAAAAAAAATCATTTCATGAAAATATGCTTTTTACGCATCGGGGTATTAGTGGGCCGGCGGTTTTGCAGATTTCTTCTTACTGGAAAAAAGGGGATATACTAACCATTGATCTTTTGCCGAATAAAACGATAGAACAATTGTTAGATCAACATATGAACAGCCGCTCAGATCTGGTTAACGTATTGAGCTATCATTTCCCCAAACGGTTTATACAATCATGGTGTGTAGAGCATTTTTCTAATAAACCGGTTTATCAACTTTCGTCTAAAGAACTAAATAATTTGGATGAGAAAATACATCAGTGGAAATTGATACCTGTCTCAACAGCGGGATTTGAAAAAGCTGAAGTTACACGCGGAGGCGTTGATACACGCGATATTTCGTCGAAAACAATGGAATCGGTTAAACAGAAAGGTTTGTATTTCGTTGGTGAGGTTGTAGATGTAACTGGGCACCTTGGAGGGCATAATTTTCAGTGGGCATGGGCGTCGGGGCATGCCGCAGGCCTTTTTGTTTAA
- a CDS encoding gluconokinase: MKMFSNEPVKLKKADRPLILAIDIGTSSTRAVVYDAQGRSVKKLVHQVGYMMQVTPDGGVFADPKFIVDATSQCIDAIMEAMGKDANDIKAVGFDTFWHNMMGIDMRGKPTTPLINWADTRPRIVIDDLRKRIDPEEAHRLTGCVLHPSYLPAKLLWMHKYNKEDFRRTTTWLSIGEYLYHVFFGKVICGISMASGTGLFNQNTCNWDDKMLSVLPVKSGQLGELGDLDTPLRGLKSEYARRWPALAQIPWLPAVGDGASSNVGTGAVKKDQLCIVMGTSGALRVMWEAKDVTIPSELWVYRVDRKRFLMGGALSDGGNLRKWMLSRLAIEGGKKSVDAALNTTKPGAHGLTMLPFWAGERSTGWHQNARGMINGFNLSTTREDILRVTLESLCYRYAAIYEIFKKNQMPVKQILASGGGFVDSGALTQLAADVIGFPITQSGEAEGSARGAAILALESIGAIKNIDMAPVPLGKTYKPHPKDNAIYKNARQRQQRLYDMVAKGIWETNL, translated from the coding sequence ATGAAAATGTTTTCTAACGAACCCGTTAAGCTCAAAAAAGCTGATCGCCCGTTAATTCTAGCTATTGATATCGGCACATCCTCCACACGTGCGGTAGTATATGACGCGCAAGGACGCTCTGTAAAAAAATTAGTTCATCAGGTAGGATATATGATGCAGGTAACGCCCGATGGTGGTGTTTTTGCCGATCCTAAGTTTATTGTTGATGCAACATCGCAGTGCATTGATGCGATCATGGAAGCGATGGGAAAAGATGCCAACGATATAAAAGCCGTAGGGTTTGATACTTTTTGGCATAATATGATGGGCATTGATATGCGCGGAAAACCAACGACTCCGCTCATTAATTGGGCTGACACCAGACCACGCATAGTTATTGACGACCTTCGTAAACGCATTGATCCTGAAGAAGCACACCGCCTTACCGGATGCGTGCTTCACCCCAGTTATTTGCCTGCGAAATTATTGTGGATGCATAAATATAATAAAGAAGATTTCCGTCGCACGACAACATGGTTATCCATCGGTGAATATCTCTATCATGTCTTTTTTGGGAAAGTAATTTGCGGTATTTCGATGGCATCGGGTACGGGACTTTTTAACCAAAACACGTGCAACTGGGATGACAAAATGTTGAGCGTGCTACCGGTCAAATCGGGCCAACTCGGGGAACTCGGTGATTTGGATACGCCTTTGCGTGGACTCAAATCAGAGTATGCGCGTCGCTGGCCGGCTTTGGCGCAGATCCCGTGGCTTCCCGCCGTTGGCGACGGCGCCAGTTCTAACGTGGGTACCGGTGCAGTGAAAAAAGATCAGCTTTGTATAGTTATGGGTACTTCCGGTGCGCTTCGCGTTATGTGGGAAGCGAAGGATGTTACTATTCCATCCGAACTTTGGGTCTATCGGGTTGACCGCAAGAGATTCCTGATGGGCGGCGCTTTGAGTGATGGTGGTAATTTACGCAAGTGGATGCTAAGTCGCTTAGCGATCGAGGGCGGCAAAAAGAGCGTGGATGCTGCACTTAACACGACCAAGCCGGGCGCACATGGTCTTACAATGTTACCTTTTTGGGCTGGTGAACGAAGTACCGGTTGGCATCAAAATGCGCGCGGCATGATCAACGGCTTTAATCTCAGCACAACGCGTGAAGATATCTTACGCGTGACATTGGAAAGCTTATGTTACCGTTATGCAGCGATTTATGAAATCTTTAAAAAGAATCAAATGCCCGTGAAGCAAATATTGGCTTCGGGAGGAGGTTTTGTTGATTCAGGAGCATTGACACAACTTGCGGCAGATGTGATCGGATTCCCGATCACCCAATCAGGTGAGGCCGAAGGCTCTGCGCGTGGAGCGGCAATTTTGGCGTTAGAATCAATAGGGGCTATCAAAAATATTGATATGGCTCCCGTACCTCTTGGAAAAACATATAAGCCGCATCCAAAAGATAATGCGATATATAAAAATGCCAGACAGCGGCAACAACGATTGTACGACATGGTTGCTAAAGGAATTTGGGAAACAAATTTATAA
- a CDS encoding histidine kinase, with amino-acid sequence MKKHIVQLIVWICWSGTIVLAQSDRIKFERLSIGEGLSQSKVFSIYQDHKGFLWIGTMDGLNRYDGYGFTVFRHDPRDSTTISENYVWSIIEDKEENLWIGTNGGGLNRFDRKTQKFKSYRNIADDPHSISDNRVWALYVDRAGVLWVGTRYAGLCKYDRATDRFIAYKNNPQDSTSLSHNYVMTVFEDSKNNFWIGTNGGGLNRMDRATGKFTRYRYKPGQRSPVPEERIWALSEDRKGYLWVGTNNNGLSRWNVATDEFEIFRHNSADPNSIADNWIKSIYFDRQDRLWVCTNGGVSIHDKATQKFYNYRNNPADPSSISNNFVNAFCEDRMGILWFGTYGGGVNMYDPYKERFKHYHLDLSQPQGLSGNIVISFAEDHEGIIWIGTDDAGLNRYDPKNQTYRHFKHNPADAKSISNNRVSVIYEDRKHNLWVGTRGGGLSRFDRKTEQFKNYRIDPISSAQSNNVVFAILEDTSGTLWVGTRAIGLQIFDEKKGEFRRVRYDGRNPADNGVQVLMQDSRGYIWVGTSGGGIVRLDPKTYAFTRFVHDPSNPNSLSHNAIVSILEDAQGKIWVGTSGGLNRIDPSNDKIFQITEKHGLPNDVIASIQQDGNGHLWISTNKGLSRIDINNFENGGPTAHNRIRNFDVYDGLQSNEFSMNAGLKARDGWMYFGGINGFNVFHPDSVRDNPFIPQIAVTGFQKFNRNFEFPIHISETEEIHLSYKDYVFSFEFAALNFRAPGKNQYAYIMEGFETDWNFVGSKRTASYTNLDPGSYTFRVRASNNDDIWNTDGIKIAVVIHPPFWMTWWFRITVVILLLSVTYVIYRRRVYAIELRKRELENEVRERTFEVVEKNKMLDEQNSQLAIKNQQIREQQAQIIQSKKMASLGQMVAGIAHEVNNPLTFVIGNIQQIKETCDQLKNRPDDGSGVFKKLHAEMMPSLEGSMVGGMRIKAIIDNLKRFSNLNESDWKLISLEDNLDIICDLFIKQYDFVTIEKKYTGVPAVYCNTAEINQALVNILTNAVQAIQDRGLKEGQIDLSTSTQAHEQNEYAVISIRDNGIGMSSSVMDKIYDPFFTTRDVGSGRGLGLTEAYGIVQRHHGKIEVRSEVGKGSEFIVYLPVRKRP; translated from the coding sequence ATGAAAAAACATATCGTTCAACTTATAGTTTGGATTTGTTGGAGTGGCACGATTGTGCTCGCCCAATCGGATCGTATTAAATTCGAACGCCTATCCATCGGAGAAGGCCTGTCGCAAAGTAAAGTTTTTTCGATTTATCAAGACCACAAAGGATTTTTGTGGATCGGTACGATGGACGGGCTCAATCGCTATGATGGATACGGTTTTACCGTTTTTCGCCATGATCCGCGCGATTCGACGACGATATCAGAAAACTACGTTTGGTCGATTATTGAGGACAAAGAAGAAAACCTGTGGATCGGTACTAACGGCGGAGGATTAAACCGATTTGATCGTAAGACTCAAAAGTTCAAATCCTATCGTAATATAGCCGACGATCCACACTCAATCAGTGATAACCGCGTGTGGGCATTGTATGTAGACCGCGCCGGTGTGCTATGGGTTGGGACGCGTTACGCCGGCCTTTGCAAGTATGATCGTGCAACAGATCGTTTTATTGCATATAAAAACAATCCGCAGGACTCGACAAGCCTGAGTCATAATTATGTCATGACGGTTTTCGAGGATTCAAAAAATAATTTTTGGATAGGTACCAATGGTGGCGGCTTGAATAGAATGGATCGCGCTACGGGAAAATTTACCCGTTACCGGTATAAGCCCGGGCAACGTTCGCCCGTTCCCGAAGAACGCATATGGGCTTTATCGGAAGACCGTAAAGGTTATTTGTGGGTTGGTACAAATAATAACGGGTTATCGCGCTGGAATGTAGCAACGGATGAATTTGAAATATTCCGCCATAACTCAGCCGATCCCAATTCGATCGCGGATAATTGGATCAAATCAATTTATTTTGACCGTCAGGACCGTTTGTGGGTTTGCACCAATGGGGGCGTAAGTATTCATGATAAGGCGACCCAAAAGTTTTATAATTATCGTAATAACCCCGCGGATCCCTCCAGTATCAGTAATAATTTTGTAAATGCTTTTTGCGAAGATCGCATGGGTATTTTATGGTTTGGCACGTATGGTGGCGGTGTCAATATGTACGACCCATACAAAGAACGATTTAAGCATTATCACTTGGATCTTTCACAACCGCAAGGACTCAGCGGAAATATTGTGATTAGTTTTGCCGAAGATCATGAGGGAATCATTTGGATCGGGACCGACGACGCGGGTCTAAATCGTTATGATCCGAAAAACCAGACCTACCGCCACTTTAAACATAATCCTGCCGATGCAAAGAGTATCAGTAATAATCGCGTATCGGTGATTTATGAAGACCGCAAACATAATCTATGGGTAGGTACGCGTGGCGGAGGGCTGAGTCGTTTTGATCGTAAGACCGAGCAATTTAAAAATTACCGAATAGATCCTATATCATCGGCGCAAAGCAATAATGTCGTTTTTGCCATATTGGAAGATACCTCAGGAACATTATGGGTTGGTACACGCGCGATTGGGCTACAAATTTTTGACGAAAAAAAAGGTGAATTTCGGCGCGTACGTTACGACGGTCGAAATCCAGCGGACAATGGCGTCCAGGTATTGATGCAGGATAGCCGAGGATATATATGGGTGGGAACGAGCGGCGGAGGTATTGTGCGGCTGGATCCGAAAACGTATGCGTTCACGCGTTTTGTGCATGATCCGTCCAATCCGAACAGTCTGAGTCATAATGCCATCGTATCAATACTCGAGGACGCGCAAGGAAAGATTTGGGTTGGTACCAGCGGTGGATTAAATCGTATTGATCCTTCCAACGATAAAATTTTTCAAATCACAGAGAAGCATGGTTTACCCAACGATGTCATTGCTTCAATCCAGCAAGACGGTAATGGACATTTGTGGATTAGTACGAACAAAGGGTTGTCTCGTATTGACATCAATAATTTTGAAAACGGTGGCCCTACCGCGCACAATCGCATTCGTAATTTTGATGTGTATGATGGCTTGCAAAGTAATGAATTTAGCATGAATGCTGGACTCAAGGCGCGCGATGGATGGATGTATTTCGGAGGGATCAACGGCTTCAACGTTTTTCATCCTGACAGCGTACGCGATAATCCTTTTATTCCGCAAATAGCCGTTACGGGGTTTCAGAAATTTAATCGTAATTTTGAATTTCCAATCCACATATCAGAAACAGAAGAAATTCACTTGTCGTACAAAGATTATGTCTTTTCGTTTGAATTTGCGGCCCTCAATTTCCGCGCTCCCGGGAAAAATCAGTACGCGTATATTATGGAAGGTTTTGAAACAGATTGGAATTTTGTTGGCAGTAAACGAACCGCGTCGTATACCAATCTTGATCCGGGAAGTTATACGTTTAGGGTACGTGCATCAAATAATGATGATATATGGAATACGGATGGAATTAAAATAGCGGTAGTGATCCATCCGCCATTTTGGATGACGTGGTGGTTTCGTATCACGGTAGTTATTTTACTTTTGAGTGTCACCTATGTTATATACCGCCGGCGTGTATACGCCATAGAACTCCGTAAGCGTGAACTGGAAAACGAAGTGCGTGAGCGTACGTTTGAAGTGGTTGAAAAAAACAAAATGCTGGATGAACAAAACTCGCAGTTGGCGATAAAAAATCAACAGATTCGAGAACAACAAGCGCAGATCATCCAAAGCAAAAAAATGGCTTCCTTAGGGCAGATGGTTGCCGGTATTGCGCACGAAGTGAATAACCCGCTTACGTTTGTAATAGGTAATATACAGCAGATCAAAGAAACGTGCGATCAGCTGAAAAATCGGCCGGATGACGGTTCCGGTGTGTTTAAAAAATTACATGCCGAGATGATGCCTTCACTTGAGGGTTCGATGGTAGGCGGCATGCGTATTAAGGCTATCATTGACAACCTTAAACGTTTTAGTAATCTCAATGAATCCGATTGGAAGTTAATTTCTTTAGAAGACAATCTTGATATTATTTGTGATCTTTTTATCAAGCAGTATGATTTTGTTACGATTGAAAAAAAATATACCGGAGTTCCTGCCGTATATTGTAATACGGCCGAAATAAATCAAGCCCTCGTCAATATTCTCACGAATGCGGTGCAAGCTATACAGGATAGAGGGTTAAAAGAAGGTCAAATTGATTTATCCACATCCACACAGGCGCATGAACAAAACGAATATGCTGTCATTTCGATTCGCGATAATGGCATTGGCATGTCTTCGTCCGTTATGGATAAAATTTATGATCCGTTTTTTACAACACGTGATGTGGGGTCGGGACGTGGGCTTGGTCTAACGGAAGCATACGGGATTGTTCAGCGGCATCACGGCAAGATCGAAGTGCGGAGCGAAGTAGGTAAAGGCTCGGAGTTCATCGTGTACTTACCGGTTCGCAAGCGGCCGTAA
- a CDS encoding GHKL domain-containing protein — MQYQKFFRSIGVMLVFVGMGAPHDVFSQQINMKFEHLSGDQGLSQSTVGVILQDHTGLMWFGSRNGLNQYDGYRFTVYKSSPTDPESISDNWITALYEDRNHNFWVGTLNKGLNRFDRARKKFKHMISDPENQRTISHNSITAIMEDRHGNIWVGTKNGLNVIPYDSMRTETAMRFVRYFSSSQVANSISHSWITAITDDENGDIWIGTQQGLNKITNGEIIRYFADKQGGSGLPSNNITALFKDANNNIWIGTEDGGLCKLDRKNILNPVFEKIPVHSGNDASTTHADIVTVMVDRQNIVWVGTRLGLDRIDFNSNTKIFFRHNPNDASSLSDNEIRALCEDRSGNLWIGTYGGGGLNKLDLKPVKFNHIRHKPDNPNSLINNIVRSFWEDSDGILWIGTHDGLNRYDAGTDRFTAYRAGPGSLSSNEVRTIAEDKNGMIWLGTEGGGLNKFDRRTNRFTVYQHRPQDSLSIAANDISVLLSDKYNQLWIGTFGNGLDKLIVENGKEIFVHYRNEPHRPQSLSHNEVSSILMDSEDKIWVGTFGGGLNRLDAVQDRTGYASFKRIAGRGESNSSLGSDVIFAISEDSDKNIWIGASSGLNRIVRTTDGSLKFYNYYEKDGLPDNYVYAILPDEHGNLWISTVQGLSRARLIQDENDKSEKLMFRNFDESDGLQNNEFKYGSYYKSRSGEIFFGGTNGFNRFYPKLAMDNPHIPQIVLTAFKTMHKSDKAFVDAYIESVYRHDPITLDYNEDFSFEFASLDFTEPAKNQYAYKLEGFDKNWILAGTRRYVNYTNLDAGNYVFYVRGSNNDGVWNEQGISIPIRIIPPFWKTWWFIALSFSTLMGLLWAFIRYRVRVIELQKNKLEVEVSNRTREIKAQRDDLKTINSQLEKTLQELNETQSQLVHAEKMASLGQMVAGIAHEINNPLTVVDGNLHLLEENVLRWDHIITEYERLIESADPEKIKLGMMEIRERHEYEYVRQETMKILDSCKNGSQRIKHIVQDLRKFSRTDAMGFIPADLHEGIESTLTVLKSMLSDRITVHKQFGTIPMLDCYPGLLNQVFLNILTNAIEAIPNEGIITIKTVLSENNIRIHIKDNGIGMHPSMAKSIFDPFFTTKEIGKGMGLGLSISYGIVKKHNGDIEVISEEGKGSEFIISLPVIKRVS; from the coding sequence ATGCAGTACCAAAAGTTTTTTCGAAGCATCGGCGTGATGTTGGTTTTCGTTGGGATGGGCGCTCCGCATGATGTTTTTTCGCAACAGATAAATATGAAGTTTGAGCATCTGTCCGGCGATCAGGGTTTATCGCAGAGCACTGTCGGCGTGATTTTGCAAGATCACACCGGTTTGATGTGGTTCGGCTCGCGCAATGGCCTCAACCAATATGACGGATATCGTTTTACGGTGTACAAATCAAGTCCTACGGATCCGGAATCTATTTCCGATAATTGGATCACGGCATTGTATGAAGATCGAAATCATAATTTTTGGGTCGGTACCTTAAATAAAGGTTTGAACCGTTTTGATCGGGCTCGAAAAAAATTTAAGCACATGATTTCGGATCCTGAAAATCAACGTACGATAAGTCATAATTCGATTACGGCGATTATGGAGGACCGGCATGGCAATATCTGGGTGGGCACCAAAAATGGCCTCAACGTCATTCCGTACGATTCGATGCGAACCGAGACTGCAATGCGGTTTGTGCGGTATTTTAGCAGCAGTCAAGTAGCCAATTCCATTTCACATTCGTGGATTACAGCGATCACGGATGATGAGAATGGCGATATCTGGATCGGTACGCAGCAGGGACTTAATAAAATAACCAACGGTGAAATAATACGTTACTTTGCCGATAAGCAGGGCGGTTCGGGACTCCCATCCAATAATATTACAGCTTTGTTTAAAGACGCTAATAATAATATTTGGATCGGTACGGAAGACGGTGGTCTTTGCAAATTAGACCGCAAGAACATTCTGAATCCTGTTTTTGAAAAAATACCTGTTCATTCCGGTAATGATGCGTCCACAACACATGCCGATATTGTAACTGTGATGGTCGATCGACAAAATATCGTATGGGTCGGGACTCGTTTGGGATTGGATCGGATAGACTTTAACAGTAATACCAAAATATTTTTTCGACACAATCCCAACGATGCGTCGTCGTTGTCCGATAATGAAATCCGAGCGTTATGCGAAGACCGGTCGGGCAATCTGTGGATCGGTACATACGGCGGCGGCGGTTTGAACAAACTTGATTTGAAGCCGGTCAAATTTAATCACATACGTCACAAACCGGATAATCCCAACAGCTTGATCAATAATATTGTCCGTTCGTTTTGGGAGGATAGCGATGGGATTTTGTGGATCGGTACGCACGACGGACTCAATCGATATGATGCCGGTACCGATCGTTTTACGGCATACCGCGCCGGGCCGGGCAGTCTGAGTAGCAACGAAGTGCGAACCATTGCGGAAGATAAAAACGGAATGATATGGCTTGGTACCGAAGGCGGCGGATTAAATAAATTTGATCGCCGAACAAATCGGTTTACCGTGTACCAACATCGTCCGCAGGATTCGCTGAGTATCGCAGCTAACGACATATCCGTACTGTTGAGCGATAAATACAATCAACTGTGGATAGGAACTTTCGGCAACGGCCTGGATAAATTGATCGTAGAAAACGGAAAAGAAATATTTGTTCATTATCGCAATGAGCCTCATCGCCCGCAGAGTTTGAGCCATAATGAAGTCAGCTCTATACTGATGGATTCGGAAGATAAGATTTGGGTTGGTACATTTGGCGGAGGGCTCAATCGGTTGGATGCCGTTCAGGATCGCACGGGTTATGCGTCCTTTAAACGTATCGCCGGGCGAGGGGAAAGTAATTCTTCATTGGGTAGTGATGTTATTTTTGCGATTTCCGAAGATTCGGACAAAAATATTTGGATCGGCGCCAGCTCAGGACTCAATCGTATCGTACGCACTACGGACGGTAGCTTGAAGTTTTATAACTATTACGAAAAAGACGGGCTTCCGGATAACTACGTATATGCGATATTGCCGGACGAACATGGCAATCTTTGGATCAGCACGGTCCAAGGTTTGTCCCGTGCACGTCTGATCCAAGATGAGAATGACAAATCGGAAAAACTGATGTTTCGTAATTTTGATGAAAGTGACGGGCTTCAAAATAATGAATTCAAATATGGCAGTTACTACAAAAGCCGCAGCGGAGAAATATTTTTCGGCGGGACCAACGGCTTTAATCGTTTTTACCCTAAACTTGCGATGGACAATCCGCATATTCCGCAAATCGTATTAACGGCATTCAAAACAATGCACAAATCCGATAAAGCATTTGTTGACGCCTATATTGAATCGGTGTACCGCCATGATCCGATTACCCTTGATTACAATGAAGACTTCTCATTTGAATTTGCTTCGCTTGATTTTACAGAGCCGGCCAAAAATCAGTATGCATACAAATTAGAAGGATTCGATAAAAACTGGATCCTTGCGGGTACACGCCGCTATGTGAATTATACGAACCTGGATGCAGGCAATTATGTCTTTTATGTACGCGGATCCAATAATGACGGCGTTTGGAATGAGCAGGGTATTTCGATTCCGATACGGATTATTCCGCCTTTTTGGAAAACGTGGTGGTTTATCGCATTGAGTTTTAGTACGCTTATGGGACTGCTGTGGGCATTTATACGCTACCGTGTGCGTGTTATCGAACTTCAAAAAAATAAACTTGAAGTCGAAGTGTCCAACCGGACGCGTGAAATCAAAGCACAACGCGACGATTTGAAAACCATAAATTCCCAACTCGAAAAAACGTTGCAGGAACTCAACGAAACACAATCCCAACTGGTGCATGCCGAAAAAATGGCATCGCTCGGTCAAATGGTGGCCGGTATCGCCCATGAGATCAATAATCCGCTGACGGTTGTAGATGGCAATCTCCACCTGCTCGAAGAAAACGTACTGCGCTGGGACCACATCATCACGGAGTACGAGCGACTTATCGAATCGGCCGATCCTGAGAAAATTAAATTGGGTATGATGGAAATTCGCGAACGGCATGAATACGAATATGTCCGACAGGAAACAATGAAGATACTCGACTCTTGTAAAAATGGCAGTCAACGTATCAAACATATCGTTCAGGATTTGCGTAAATTTTCGCGTACCGATGCGATGGGATTTATCCCGGCCGACTTGCACGAGGGGATTGAGTCCACTCTGACTGTTTTAAAGTCCATGTTGAGCGACCGCATAACCGTCCATAAGCAGTTCGGTACAATTCCCATGCTTGATTGTTATCCCGGTTTGCTCAACCAGGTATTTCTTAATATTTTAACCAATGCCATCGAGGCTATTCCAAACGAGGGTATTATCACTATTAAAACAGTTCTGTCAGAAAATAATATTCGCATCCATATCAAAGATAATGGTATCGGTATGCATCCATCGATGGCTAAAAGTATATTTGATCCGTTTTTTACAACGAAAGAAATTGGTAAAGGAATGGGTCTGGGTTTATCCATCAGTTATGGTATTGTAAAGAAACATAATGGTGATATCGAAGTGATAAGTGAAGAAGGTAAAGGCTCTGAATTTATTATCAGCCTCCCGGTTATAAAGCGCGTATCCTGA